The proteins below come from a single Falco peregrinus isolate bFalPer1 chromosome Z, bFalPer1.pri, whole genome shotgun sequence genomic window:
- the ARRDC3 gene encoding arrestin domain-containing protein 3 isoform X2 has product MVLGKVKSLTISFDCLNDSNVPVYSSGDTVSGRVRLEVTGEIRVKSLKIHARGHAKVRWTESRNAGSNTAYTQNYTEEVEYFNHKDILIGHERDDDNSEEGLHTIHSGRHEYAFSFELPQTPLATSFEGRHGSVRYWVKAELHRPWFLPVKLKKEFTVFEHIDINTPSLLSPQAGTKEKTLCCWFCTSGPISLSAKIARKGYTPGESIQIFAEIENCSSRVVVPKAAIYQTQAFYAKGKMKEVKQLVANLRGESVSSGKTETWNGKQLKIPPVSPSILDCSIIRVEYSLMVYVDIPGAMDLFLNLPLVIGTIPLHPFGSRTSSVSSQCSMNMNWLGLTLPERPED; this is encoded by the exons atggtgctggggaaggtgaaGAGTTTGACAATAAGCTTTGACTGTCTGAATGACAGCAATGTCCCCGTCTACTCTAGCGGGGACACAGTCTCAGGAAGGGTCAGATTAGAAGTAACTGGGGAAATTAGAGTGAAATCTCTTAAAATTCACGCGAGGGGACACGCCAAAGTGCGTTGGACTGAATCGAGGAATGCTGGATCCAACACTGCCTATACCCAGAACTACACGGAAGAAGTGGAGTATTTCAACCACAAGGACATCCTGATCGGCCACGAGAGAG aTGATGACAATTCAGAAGAAGGCCTTCACACCATCCATTCGGGAAGGCATGAATATGCATTCAGCTTTGAGCTTCCACAGAC ACCACTTGCTACCTCATTCGAAGGCAGACATGGCAGTGTGCGCTATTGGGTGAAAGCCGAATTGCATAGGCCTTGGTTTCTACCAGTAAAATTAAAGAAGGAATTTACAGTCTTTGAACATATAGATATCAACACTCCTTCATTACTG TCACCCCAAGCAGGCACAAAAGAAAAGACTCtctgttgttggttttgtacCTCAGGCCCAATATCCTTAAGTGCCAAAATTGCAAGGAAGGGCTACACCCCAG GTGAATCAATTCAGATCTTCGCTGAGATTGAGAACTGCTCTTCCCGTGTGGTGGTGCCAAAGGCAGCCATTTACCAAACACAGGCATTTTACGCCaaagggaaaatgaaggaaGTCAAACAGCTTGTGGCCAACCTGCGTGGGGAATCAGTGTCATCTGGCAAAACAGAAACTTGGAATGGCAAACAGCTGAAAATCCCACCTGTTTCCCCTTCAATCCTCGACTGTAGTATAATCCGTGTGGAGTATTCGTTGATG GTATATGTTGATATTCCAGGCGCCATGGATTTATTCCTTAACTTGCCCCTGGTCATTGGTACCATTCCTCTTCACCCATTTGGTAGCAGAACATCAAGTGTGAGCAGCCAGTGTAGCATGAACATGAATTGGCTTGGTCTGACACTGCCTGAAAGACCAGAAG ATTGA
- the ARRDC3 gene encoding arrestin domain-containing protein 3 isoform X1: MVLGKVKSLTISFDCLNDSNVPVYSSGDTVSGRVRLEVTGEIRVKSLKIHARGHAKVRWTESRNAGSNTAYTQNYTEEVEYFNHKDILIGHERDDDNSEEGLHTIHSGRHEYAFSFELPQTPLATSFEGRHGSVRYWVKAELHRPWFLPVKLKKEFTVFEHIDINTPSLLSPQAGTKEKTLCCWFCTSGPISLSAKIARKGYTPGESIQIFAEIENCSSRVVVPKAAIYQTQAFYAKGKMKEVKQLVANLRGESVSSGKTETWNGKQLKIPPVSPSILDCSIIRVEYSLMVYVDIPGAMDLFLNLPLVIGTIPLHPFGSRTSSVSSQCSMNMNWLGLTLPERPEAPPSYAEVVTEEQRQSSLAPVGACDDFERALPGPLFAYIQEFRYLPPPLYSEIDPNPEQPTDDRPSCPSR; encoded by the exons atggtgctggggaaggtgaaGAGTTTGACAATAAGCTTTGACTGTCTGAATGACAGCAATGTCCCCGTCTACTCTAGCGGGGACACAGTCTCAGGAAGGGTCAGATTAGAAGTAACTGGGGAAATTAGAGTGAAATCTCTTAAAATTCACGCGAGGGGACACGCCAAAGTGCGTTGGACTGAATCGAGGAATGCTGGATCCAACACTGCCTATACCCAGAACTACACGGAAGAAGTGGAGTATTTCAACCACAAGGACATCCTGATCGGCCACGAGAGAG aTGATGACAATTCAGAAGAAGGCCTTCACACCATCCATTCGGGAAGGCATGAATATGCATTCAGCTTTGAGCTTCCACAGAC ACCACTTGCTACCTCATTCGAAGGCAGACATGGCAGTGTGCGCTATTGGGTGAAAGCCGAATTGCATAGGCCTTGGTTTCTACCAGTAAAATTAAAGAAGGAATTTACAGTCTTTGAACATATAGATATCAACACTCCTTCATTACTG TCACCCCAAGCAGGCACAAAAGAAAAGACTCtctgttgttggttttgtacCTCAGGCCCAATATCCTTAAGTGCCAAAATTGCAAGGAAGGGCTACACCCCAG GTGAATCAATTCAGATCTTCGCTGAGATTGAGAACTGCTCTTCCCGTGTGGTGGTGCCAAAGGCAGCCATTTACCAAACACAGGCATTTTACGCCaaagggaaaatgaaggaaGTCAAACAGCTTGTGGCCAACCTGCGTGGGGAATCAGTGTCATCTGGCAAAACAGAAACTTGGAATGGCAAACAGCTGAAAATCCCACCTGTTTCCCCTTCAATCCTCGACTGTAGTATAATCCGTGTGGAGTATTCGTTGATG GTATATGTTGATATTCCAGGCGCCATGGATTTATTCCTTAACTTGCCCCTGGTCATTGGTACCATTCCTCTTCACCCATTTGGTAGCAGAACATCAAGTGTGAGCAGCCAGTGTAGCATGAACATGAATTGGCTTGGTCTGACACTGCCTGAAAGACCAGAAG cacctcctAGCTATGCAGAAGTGGTCACAGAGGAGCAAAGACAGTCCAGCCTTGCACCCGTAGGTGCTTGTGATGATTTTGAGAGAGCACTTCCGGGACCATTGTTTGCATACATCCAGGAGTTCCGTTATCTGCCTCCACCCCTCTATTCAGAA ATTGATCCAAACCCGGAGCAGCCCACAGATGACAGACCGTCTTGCCCCTCTCGTTGA